TGCCGCGGACCAGCCGTTCCAGCCGGTCGATCGCGCGGCCGTTCTCGGCGGACACCTCGTCGGCGACCGCGAACAGGCCGTCGAGCGCGCGGTCCACGGCGAGCCGGAGCATCTCCTCCTTGCTCGGCACGTGGTGGTAGATCGCCGACTTGGTGATGCCCAGCTTCTTGGACAGGTCCTCCATGCTGGTGCCGTCGTACCCGCGTTCGTTGAACAGCTTCACCGCGACGGTCAGCAGCGACTCCAGGTCGTAGCCCGGCCTGCCCCGGCGTCCCGGCTTGGCCGTGGTCATGCCCGCTCTCGCCGGTCGACCACGCGGCGCATCTTGCCCATCGAACGCTCCAACGTGTCGGGGTCGACCACCGACACCCCGACGGTCACCCCCACTCGGTCCTTCACCTCGCGCACCAGATCGGCGGCCGCCGCGGCGCGCTGCTCGGTGGTCGCACCTTCCCGCGCCTCCACCTGCACGGTCAGGTGGTCCATCCGCTCCGGCCGGGTCAGCACCAGCTGGAAGTGCGGTGCCAGTGCCTCGGCGCGCAGCACGATCTCCTCGATCTGGGTGGGGAACAGGTTGACCCCGCGCAGGATGATCATGTCATCGGTGCGCCCGGTGACCTTCTCCATCCGCCGGAACTCCGGGCGCGCGGTGCCCGGCAGCAGCCGGGTCAGGTCCCGCGTGCGGTACCGGATGATCGGCAGCGCCTCCTTGGTCAGCGAGGTGAACAGCAGCTCACCGCGCTCGCCCTCGCCCAGCACGTCCTCGTCGATCGGGTCGATCACCTCGGGATAGAAGTGGTCCTCCCAGATGTGCAGCCCGTCCTTGGTCTCCACGCACTCCTGCGCCACGCCGGGACCCATCACCTCGGACAGCCCGTAGATGTCCACCGCGTCGATGTTCATCCGCTCTTCGATCTCCGCGCGCATCTGCTCGGTCCACGGCTCGGCGCCGAAGATGCCCACCTTGAGCGAAGTGGACCGCGGGTCGACGCCCTGGCGCTCGAACTCGTCGAGCAGGGTGAGCAGATAGGTCGGGGTGACCATGATGATCTCGGGCCGGAAGTCGGTGATCAGCTGCACCTGGCGCGCGGTCATGCCGCCGGACGCCGGGATCACCGTGCAGCCGAGCTTCTCCGCGCCGTAGTGCGCGCCGAGGCCGCCGGTGAACAGGCCGTAGCCGTAGGCCACGTGCACCTTGTGCCCCGGCCGCCCGCCCGCCGCCTCGATCGAGCGGGCCATCACCGTGGCCCAGGTGTCGATGTCGCGCTCGGTGTAGCCGACCACGGTCGGCTTGCCGGTGGTGCCGCTGGAGGCGTGGATGCGGCGGACCTGGTCCTGCGGCACGGCGAACATGCCGAAGGGGTAGTTGTCCCGCAGGTCGTTCTTGGTGGTGAAGGGGAACTTCGCCAGGTCGGCCAGTGTCCGGCAGTCCTGCGGCTTGATCCCGGCCTCGTCGAACTTCCTGGTGTAGAGCGGCACGTTGCGGTACGCGTGCTCGAGTGTCCACTGCAGACGCTCTAATTGGACGGTCTGGAGTTCGGCTTTGTTCACGACTTGTCCTTCTGTCCGATCACGCGGCTGCGGCCGCGGAACTCCGCGATCACCGCGCCGTCCGCCCGGCACACGGTCACGTCGTAGATCCCGTTGCGCCCGTAGCGCGTGCGCTCGGCCGCGGTCGCGGTGAGTTCGTCACCGAGCCGGGCCGAGGCCACGAAGTCGATCTCCGCGCCCGCCGCCACGGTCACCGGGCCGTGGCTGTTGCAGGCACAGGCGAAAGTGGTGTCGGCGAGCAGGAAGAGGTAACCGCCGTGGGCGATGTCGTGCCCGTTGACCATCGCCGAGGTGATCTTCATCCGCGCGACGGCGTGGCCGTCGGCGGCTTCGACGAGTTCGATGCCCAGTGCCCTGGACGCCTCGTCGGCCTCGAACATCTGGTGGGCGGCGTTGGGATCCATCGGCTCCCTACTCTTGCTAACTGACCGAATGGACGGTTAATACTGTTTCCGGCCGGGGTGGGTGTCAAGTATGGAGGTGCGCGTGGAAGCGATCGGAGTGATCGGCGGGGGCCGGATGGGCGCGGGCATCGCGCAGGTCTTCGCCGCGGCCGGGGCGCGGGTGTTCGTCGCCGAAGGGGACGCGGCGGCCGCCGACGCGGCACACGAGCGAGTGCTCGCCGGACTGCGGGCCACGGCCGAGCGCGGCAAGCTCGACGGCACGCCGGAACAGGTCATCGAACGGGTGACGGTCGGTCCCGCGATCGACGAGTTGCCCGCCGACGCGGCGCTGGTGGTCGAGGCCGTGCCGGAGACGATCGAGCTGAAGCTCGAGGTGCTGACCACCGCCGAGCGCGCCGTCGGGCCGGACACCGTGCTGGCCACCAACACCAGTTCGCTGTCCATCACCGAGCTGGCCGCCGCGCTGACCAGGCCGGACCGGTTCATCGGCATGCACTTCTTCAACCCGGTGCCCGCCTCGAAGCTGGTCGAGGTGGTGCTCGGCCCGGAGACCGCGGCCGCGGTGCGCGACCAGGTGCTCAACTGGGTCGGCCTGCTCGGCAAGAGCGAGGTCGTGGTGCGGGACTCGCCGGGCTTCGCGACCAGCAGGCTCGGCGTGATGCTCGGCCTCGAAGCCATCCGCATGCTGGAGGAGGGCGTGGCCGACGCGGAGTCGATCGACCGCGCGATGGAACTGGGCTACCGCCACCCGATGGGCCCGCTGCGGTCCACCGATCTGGTCGGTCTGGACGTGCGCCTGGCCATCGCCGAATATTTGACGAGCACGCTCGGCGACCGCTTCGAGCCACCGCGGCTTCTGCGGGAAAAAGTCGCCAACGGCGAACTGGGGCGCAAGTCGGGCAAGGGTTTCCACGACTGGAGCTGAAACCATGCCGGATGTGTTCGATCCGACGGTGTTCGCCGCCGGACTGCCCCACGAAGCCTTCCGCGAGTTGCGCGACACCGCGCCGGTCGCCTGGCAGGACGAGCCGGAGGTGCTCGGCTGGCCTGCCGGTCCCGGTTACTGGGCGGTGACCAGGCACGCCGACGTCAAGCACGTGCTGCGCACACCCGAGGTGTTCTCGTCCTGGCTCGGGGCCACGCAGATCCGCGATCCCGAGCCGGACGACCTGGCGTTCATCCGCCGGATGATCCTGAACATGGACGCGCCGGAGCACAACCGGCTGCGCAAGGTGGTCGCCGCGGTGTTCACCCGCAGGCGGCTCGAACGCTCGGCCGAGCGGATCGCCGGACGCGCGCGGAACCTGATCGCCGCGGTCGCGGACAAGGGCGAGTGCGATCTGCCGGTCGACGTGACCGACGACTTCCCGCTGCTCAACCTGGCCGATCTGCTCGGTGTGCCTGCCGAGGACCGCGAACTGCTGCTGCACTGGACGAACCGGGTGATCGGCTACCAGGACCCGGAGCACGCCGAGGTGATCCTCGGTGACGACGGCAAACCGCTGAACCCGCGGTCGCCGGCGATGCTGGCGGACATGTTCGCCTACGCGCGCCGGCTCGCCGAGCGCAAGCGGGCCGAACCGGGCGACGACCTGATGACCGCGCTCGTGCGCGCCGATCTCGACGGCGCCGAGCTGGACATGTTCTTTTTCCTGGTGGTGATCGCGGGCAACGACACCGTGCGCAGCGCGCTGCCCGGCGGGGTGCTGGCACTGGTCGAACACCCCGAGCAGTACGCGAAGCTGCGGGCGAACCCCGAACTGCTGCCGACCGCGATCGAGGAGATGCTGCGCTGGCACCCGCCCGTGCTCAGCTTCCGCCGCACCGCGAGCCGGGACGTCGAACTGGGCGGGCAGCTCATCCGCGAGGGCGACAAGGTGGTGGTCTACCACGCGTCGGCGCACTACGACGAACGCGCGTTCGCGGACCCGTTCACCTTCGACCTCACGCGCGACCCGAACGACCACCTGGCCTTCGGGCAGGGCCCGCACCTGTGCCTCGGCGCGCATTTCGGGCGCCTGCAGCTGCGGATCTTCTTCACCGAGTTCCTGCGCGCGCTGCCGCAGGTCGAGCTGGGTGGGCCGGTCCGGCGGCTGACGTCGAACTTCATCAACGGCGTGCTGCACCTGCCGCTCCGCTGGTGAGCGCTGGTGTTC
The genomic region above belongs to Amycolatopsis sp. YIM 10 and contains:
- the paaK gene encoding phenylacetate--CoA ligase PaaK, which gives rise to MNKAELQTVQLERLQWTLEHAYRNVPLYTRKFDEAGIKPQDCRTLADLAKFPFTTKNDLRDNYPFGMFAVPQDQVRRIHASSGTTGKPTVVGYTERDIDTWATVMARSIEAAGGRPGHKVHVAYGYGLFTGGLGAHYGAEKLGCTVIPASGGMTARQVQLITDFRPEIIMVTPTYLLTLLDEFERQGVDPRSTSLKVGIFGAEPWTEQMRAEIEERMNIDAVDIYGLSEVMGPGVAQECVETKDGLHIWEDHFYPEVIDPIDEDVLGEGERGELLFTSLTKEALPIIRYRTRDLTRLLPGTARPEFRRMEKVTGRTDDMIILRGVNLFPTQIEEIVLRAEALAPHFQLVLTRPERMDHLTVQVEAREGATTEQRAAAAADLVREVKDRVGVTVGVSVVDPDTLERSMGKMRRVVDRRERA
- the paaI gene encoding hydroxyphenylacetyl-CoA thioesterase PaaI, yielding MFEADEASRALGIELVEAADGHAVARMKITSAMVNGHDIAHGGYLFLLADTTFACACNSHGPVTVAAGAEIDFVASARLGDELTATAAERTRYGRNGIYDVTVCRADGAVIAEFRGRSRVIGQKDKS
- a CDS encoding 3-hydroxyacyl-CoA dehydrogenase family protein; amino-acid sequence: MEAIGVIGGGRMGAGIAQVFAAAGARVFVAEGDAAAADAAHERVLAGLRATAERGKLDGTPEQVIERVTVGPAIDELPADAALVVEAVPETIELKLEVLTTAERAVGPDTVLATNTSSLSITELAAALTRPDRFIGMHFFNPVPASKLVEVVLGPETAAAVRDQVLNWVGLLGKSEVVVRDSPGFATSRLGVMLGLEAIRMLEEGVADAESIDRAMELGYRHPMGPLRSTDLVGLDVRLAIAEYLTSTLGDRFEPPRLLREKVANGELGRKSGKGFHDWS
- a CDS encoding cytochrome P450, which encodes MPDVFDPTVFAAGLPHEAFRELRDTAPVAWQDEPEVLGWPAGPGYWAVTRHADVKHVLRTPEVFSSWLGATQIRDPEPDDLAFIRRMILNMDAPEHNRLRKVVAAVFTRRRLERSAERIAGRARNLIAAVADKGECDLPVDVTDDFPLLNLADLLGVPAEDRELLLHWTNRVIGYQDPEHAEVILGDDGKPLNPRSPAMLADMFAYARRLAERKRAEPGDDLMTALVRADLDGAELDMFFFLVVIAGNDTVRSALPGGVLALVEHPEQYAKLRANPELLPTAIEEMLRWHPPVLSFRRTASRDVELGGQLIREGDKVVVYHASAHYDERAFADPFTFDLTRDPNDHLAFGQGPHLCLGAHFGRLQLRIFFTEFLRALPQVELGGPVRRLTSNFINGVLHLPLRW